From Chloroflexota bacterium, one genomic window encodes:
- a CDS encoding glutamate--tRNA ligase, whose translation MTKPVRVRFAPSPTGFPHVGNIRTALFNWLYARHTGGTFIVRIEDTDVARKVEGALDVILDGLRWLGLDWDEGPEVGGKYGPYFQSQRLELYREAAQRLVKQGDAYQCYCSQERLAEIRTEQRKRKQSIGYDRRCRNLSDEERKRKEAEEITPVVRFKMPLEGQTGFNDVIWGDVVVENSTLDDYVLLKSDGYPTYHLANVVDDHLMEISHVLRAEEWLPSVPRHKRLYEALGYEMPQLAHLPMILGPDRSKLSKRHGAVSITEYHERGYLPEAMVNFLALLGWSLDDKTDIISRDELIKNFSLERVSKTAAIFNHEKLDWMNGVFLRELSYEELSQKIMPFLENGLPEGVKRPVSKEYVSRIVPLIRERINTLAEAATYADFFFLDELEYDASLLMGKKMTTETTLKALKAAQEKLSLLESFDHDSLEGTLRPLAEELGLKVGQLFSPLRVAITGRTAAPPLFETMAVLGKERCLKRLRVAVGKLG comes from the coding sequence ATGACCAAACCAGTCAGAGTCCGATTTGCTCCCAGTCCCACCGGCTTTCCCCACGTGGGCAATATCCGGACGGCGCTGTTCAACTGGCTCTACGCCCGCCACACCGGCGGCACATTCATCGTCCGCATCGAGGACACGGATGTCGCCCGCAAAGTGGAAGGAGCGCTGGATGTCATCCTTGATGGTCTGCGCTGGCTGGGACTTGATTGGGATGAGGGGCCAGAGGTGGGGGGCAAATATGGCCCTTATTTTCAGTCGCAACGATTGGAGCTTTATCGCGAGGCAGCGCAGCGCCTTGTAAAGCAGGGCGACGCTTACCAATGCTACTGCTCTCAGGAACGCCTGGCGGAAATTCGCACCGAACAGCGGAAGAGAAAGCAATCTATCGGCTATGACCGGCGCTGCCGCAACCTGAGCGATGAAGAGAGAAAACGGAAAGAAGCCGAAGAAATCACGCCGGTGGTGCGTTTCAAAATGCCTCTTGAAGGGCAGACCGGCTTCAATGATGTCATCTGGGGGGATGTGGTGGTGGAGAACAGCACCCTCGATGACTATGTCCTGCTCAAGTCGGACGGTTACCCCACCTATCACCTGGCCAACGTTGTTGACGACCACCTGATGGAGATAAGCCACGTGCTGAGGGCCGAAGAATGGCTGCCCAGCGTGCCGCGCCACAAGCGTCTCTACGAAGCACTTGGCTACGAGATGCCGCAGCTTGCCCACCTGCCGATGATACTCGGGCCTGACCGTTCCAAGCTGAGCAAACGGCATGGCGCGGTGTCCATCACCGAGTACCATGAGCGGGGCTATCTCCCCGAGGCAATGGTCAATTTCCTGGCCTTGCTGGGATGGTCGCTGGATGACAAGACGGACATCATCTCCAGAGATGAACTGATAAAGAATTTCTCGCTGGAGCGCGTCAGCAAAACGGCGGCCATTTTCAATCACGAAAAGCTCGACTGGATGAACGGGGTTTTCCTGAGGGAGTTGAGCTACGAGGAGTTGTCGCAGAAAATTATGCCGTTTTTGGAGAACGGATTGCCTGAAGGGGTGAAGCGGCCTGTCTCTAAAGAATACGTGAGCCGAATTGTGCCACTGATTCGGGAGCGGATAAACACGCTGGCGGAGGCGGCGACATACGCTGACTTCTTCTTTCTCGATGAATTGGAATATGACGCATCTTTGCTAATGGGTAAGAAGATGACCACCGAAACTACACTCAAAGCACTGAAAGCCGCTCAAGAAAAACTGTCCTTGCTGGAGAGTTTTGACCATGATTCGCTGGAAGGCACGCTTCGGCCCCTGGCTGAGGAACTGGGGCTCAAGGTGGGGCAACTTTTCAGCCCGCTTCGGGTAGCTATCACCGGCCGCACTGCTGCCCCTCCACTCTTTGAGACGATGGCGGTGCTGGGTAAAGAAAGGTGTTTGAAGAGGCTCAGGGTTGCGGTGGGAAAGCTGGGGTAG